Proteins co-encoded in one Halococcoides cellulosivorans genomic window:
- a CDS encoding DNA-directed RNA polymerase: MYKRVRLRDTVEVPPEHLDDVTPELITKLLRDKLEGRLDEEVGSVVSVIDVHDIGTGAVVPNQPGVYYTAEFDAITFDPHMQEVVDGEVVEVVEFGAFVGLGPVDGLLHVSQIADEYLAYDGENQRLASREDDKALGVGDSVRTRIVTKSIDERNPRDSKIGLTAKQVGLGKLGWLDSEYEARQAQTGEADG; encoded by the coding sequence ATGTACAAACGCGTCAGACTCCGGGATACCGTCGAGGTGCCCCCCGAACACCTCGACGACGTGACTCCGGAGCTCATCACGAAGCTGCTGCGGGACAAACTCGAAGGACGCCTCGACGAAGAGGTCGGATCGGTCGTCTCGGTGATCGACGTCCACGACATCGGCACGGGCGCGGTCGTGCCCAACCAGCCCGGCGTCTATTATACCGCCGAGTTCGACGCGATCACGTTCGACCCCCACATGCAGGAAGTCGTCGACGGCGAGGTCGTCGAAGTCGTCGAATTCGGCGCGTTCGTCGGCCTCGGCCCGGTCGACGGCCTCCTGCACGTCTCACAGATCGCCGACGAATACCTCGCCTACGACGGCGAGAATCAGCGGTTGGCCTCACGCGAGGACGACAAGGCCCTCGGCGTCGGCGATTCGGTGCGCACACGGATCGTCACCAAATCGATCGACGAGCGCAACCCGCGGGACTCGAAGATCGGCCTGACGGCCAAACAGGTCGGCCTGGGCAAACTCGGCTGGCTCGACAGCGAGTACGAGGCCCGCCAGGCACAGACGGGTGAGGCCGATGGCTAA
- a CDS encoding cupredoxin domain-containing protein yields MDATAVTRRQYLASTGGLAVLGLAGCSSGDGGAGPDGSTVEMVSNGDGHHFHPHVLRIEPGETVTWTLESGVHTATAYASANDRPDRIPEAAAAWDSTTIAEEGAEFTKTFEITGVYDYFCRPHEAGGMLGSIVVGESSDGPGLAAPQSALPEGARTKIESLNHEATEGESDHDH; encoded by the coding sequence ATGGACGCGACAGCAGTGACGCGACGGCAGTATCTCGCGAGCACCGGCGGCCTCGCCGTCCTCGGACTCGCCGGCTGTTCGTCCGGCGACGGCGGAGCGGGCCCGGACGGCAGCACCGTCGAGATGGTCAGCAACGGCGACGGCCACCACTTTCACCCGCACGTCCTCCGGATCGAACCCGGCGAGACGGTCACCTGGACGCTGGAGAGCGGCGTCCACACCGCGACGGCGTACGCGTCGGCCAACGATCGCCCGGACCGAATTCCCGAGGCTGCGGCGGCCTGGGACAGCACCACCATCGCGGAGGAGGGCGCGGAGTTCACGAAGACCTTCGAAATCACGGGCGTCTACGACTACTTCTGTCGACCCCACGAGGCCGGCGGGATGCTCGGGTCGATCGTCGTCGGGGAATCGAGCGACGGCCCGGGGCTGGCTGCCCCGCAGTCCGCCCTCCCAGAGGGTGCGCGGACGAAGATCGAATCTTTGAATCACGAGGCCACGGAGGGCGAGAGCGATCACGATCACTGA
- the spt4 gene encoding transcription elongation factor subunit Spt4: MAKRLVCRECHRVQDAEITEGDACMACGSNSLTEDWAGYVVIGHPEDSEIATEMEVTEPGKYALKVR, encoded by the coding sequence ATGGCTAAGCGACTCGTCTGCCGGGAGTGTCACCGCGTCCAGGACGCCGAAATCACCGAGGGCGACGCCTGCATGGCGTGTGGGTCGAACTCGCTGACCGAAGACTGGGCGGGCTACGTCGTGATCGGCCACCCCGAGGACAGCGAGATCGCCACCGAGATGGAGGTCACCGAGCCCGGAAAGTACGCGCTGAAGGTCCGCTAA
- a CDS encoding DUF7521 family protein, translated as MDFAVLVARGVLIVMQFVVFGLSLGITVISFQAYRDSGSERLQYAFIGFAFLSMGVALGNVVTQIGTSAGGSELLQVFFHTTRMVPFAVGFAALYVSLYR; from the coding sequence ATGGACTTCGCCGTGCTCGTCGCCCGTGGCGTCTTGATCGTCATGCAGTTCGTCGTGTTCGGACTCTCGCTGGGCATCACGGTCATCAGCTTCCAGGCCTACCGCGATTCGGGCAGTGAGCGTCTCCAGTACGCCTTCATCGGCTTTGCCTTCCTCAGTATGGGCGTCGCGCTGGGGAACGTCGTCACCCAGATCGGGACGTCGGCCGGCGGATCCGAACTCCTCCAGGTGTTTTTCCACACGACGCGGATGGTTCCGTTCGCGGTCGGGTTCGCGGCGCTCTACGTCTCGCTGTACCGCTAG
- a CDS encoding GTP-dependent dephospho-CoA kinase family protein, producing MSAPDDRSDVLVSVPDQLRDDLREALGPVYEDAAALLADVDGPIAAVGDIVTYHLLEAGHSPALALVDERTERSAVEETVLESVRPDQGGPDAWFDQRIETANPAGTITTALLEAIEVGLTVPEQRVLVRVDGEEDLATLPVVALAPSDWTVVYGQPDVGMVAAPVSTATRSTVRELIGRMDGESERLLDRLDTNAA from the coding sequence GTGTCCGCGCCCGACGATCGCTCCGACGTGCTCGTGAGTGTCCCGGATCAGCTTCGGGACGACCTGCGCGAGGCGCTCGGCCCGGTCTACGAGGACGCGGCGGCACTGCTGGCCGACGTCGACGGCCCGATCGCCGCGGTGGGCGACATCGTCACCTACCACCTCCTGGAGGCGGGTCACTCACCCGCGCTCGCGCTCGTCGACGAACGCACCGAGCGGTCGGCCGTCGAGGAGACGGTCCTGGAGTCGGTCCGTCCGGACCAGGGTGGGCCCGACGCGTGGTTCGATCAGCGCATCGAGACCGCGAACCCCGCGGGCACGATCACGACGGCGCTGCTCGAAGCGATCGAGGTGGGCCTGACCGTCCCCGAGCAACGCGTGCTCGTCCGTGTCGACGGCGAAGAGGACCTCGCGACCCTGCCCGTCGTCGCGCTCGCGCCGTCGGACTGGACGGTCGTGTACGGCCAGCCAGACGTCGGCATGGTCGCTGCCCCCGTCTCGACGGCGACGCGATCGACCGTCCGCGAGTTGATCGGTCGGATGGACGGCGAGTCCGAGCGCCTGCTCGACCGACTCGACACGAACGCGGCCTGA
- a CDS encoding PIN domain-containing protein encodes MPPTVVLDANALMAPVEVGVRVFDECDRLLGNPDYVVPAAVHAELERLAAGSGEAATAAGVGLDLAERCTIRETPAESGDQAVVDLAHEPGVTHVVTNDAALRRVLLDAGVPVVSSRGQHKLTLTRP; translated from the coding sequence ATGCCCCCCACAGTCGTCCTCGACGCGAACGCCCTCATGGCGCCCGTCGAGGTCGGCGTCCGCGTCTTCGACGAGTGCGACCGCCTGCTCGGGAATCCCGACTACGTCGTCCCCGCGGCCGTCCACGCGGAACTGGAACGACTCGCCGCGGGCAGTGGCGAGGCCGCGACGGCCGCCGGCGTCGGCCTCGACCTGGCCGAGCGGTGTACGATCCGCGAGACGCCCGCCGAATCGGGCGATCAGGCCGTCGTCGACCTCGCTCACGAGCCCGGCGTCACCCACGTCGTCACCAACGACGCCGCGTTGCGGCGGGTGTTGCTCGACGCGGGCGTTCCGGTAGTTAGTTCAAGGGGCCAGCACAAACTCACGCTCACTCGACCATAA
- a CDS encoding winged helix-turn-helix domain-containing protein gives MTFEADTVLDLLGDPVVREILVVAGRSPASVRTLETECGVAKSTIYRRVSEMVEAEMLVEHTHIDPDGNHHQVYETVIDRLELDVEADGLDLRNIDRGDPSDRVDELWDDVGED, from the coding sequence GTGACCTTCGAGGCCGACACCGTCCTGGACCTGCTTGGCGATCCGGTCGTTCGAGAGATTCTGGTCGTCGCGGGGCGATCGCCAGCCTCGGTGCGGACCCTCGAAACCGAGTGTGGCGTCGCGAAATCGACGATCTACCGCCGCGTCTCGGAGATGGTCGAGGCGGAGATGCTCGTCGAGCACACGCATATCGACCCGGACGGGAACCACCACCAGGTGTACGAAACCGTGATCGACCGACTGGAACTCGACGTCGAAGCGGACGGGCTCGACCTCCGGAATATCGACCGTGGCGACCCCAGCGACCGGGTCGACGAACTCTGGGACGACGTCGGTGAGGACTGA